A genomic region of uncultured Roseibium sp. contains the following coding sequences:
- a CDS encoding EAL domain-containing protein: MFYFIIANGKLLQSERAQQNQLIELTDAFTTAYAQERAEDDVVPAALRRVGMEHFSRESGQTSRSRDVPVTIRVPGVPGLELETVEIDRRILGYIRAMANTRMPSSKQEIRLEQGKVIARKIVPSFASGQTCVSCHNEALGFQAYALGDVIGAFVIETDLTKPIVQNAFFSLGAFFVILFAALFVIGRENQRMQSAVDALKGRVAAESYANFLASHDSLTDLPNRKLFLQSLDADVADFRKGNCENVIAVIIDVDDFKTINDTLGHDAGDAVLKKIGITLRSVFERYGGVAARLGGDEFAGVVKVCPGGLLPDDLGAELLDELCLPFGFKGATIQANVSIGVAGLNHLTNAAPTQLLKAADIALYAAKRAGKHSARVFDSELRSRFGRLTSLTSALPDAISNGDVRAILQPQVDVSTHQLVGFEALARWIYRGQMISPAEFIPIAEETGLVGHLDLAVLEHAITQVQRLMGMTNNQFRLSVNVSAKDFKTDAIVAHIQRILHTSKFDPCLLTLEITEFVFLEDWDTTCARLELLQKMGLKIALDDFGTGYSSLSHLMQFSFDIIKIDRTFLQRLDEDRARLILLDHIIKLATSLGKTVVAEGVERPDQAVKVMKLGAHVLQGSLFGLDIDQAPELLAQSNRKTGVHALARQ; this comes from the coding sequence GTGTTCTATTTCATTATCGCAAACGGAAAACTGCTGCAGTCGGAACGCGCGCAGCAAAACCAGCTGATCGAACTGACCGATGCCTTCACGACGGCCTATGCGCAGGAACGGGCCGAGGACGATGTTGTTCCGGCAGCCTTGCGAAGGGTTGGAATGGAGCATTTCAGCCGCGAAAGCGGTCAAACCTCCAGGTCGCGGGACGTTCCCGTCACCATCCGGGTGCCCGGCGTTCCGGGTCTGGAGCTCGAAACGGTCGAAATCGACAGACGGATTCTCGGCTATATCCGGGCGATGGCGAACACAAGGATGCCGTCCAGCAAGCAAGAAATCCGCCTGGAGCAGGGAAAGGTGATCGCCCGCAAGATCGTGCCGTCGTTCGCCTCCGGGCAAACCTGCGTTTCGTGTCACAACGAGGCCTTGGGATTTCAGGCTTACGCGCTCGGGGACGTGATTGGGGCATTCGTCATCGAGACAGATCTGACGAAGCCGATCGTTCAAAACGCGTTCTTTTCACTTGGTGCGTTTTTCGTGATCCTTTTTGCCGCCCTGTTTGTCATCGGCCGTGAGAACCAGCGCATGCAAAGCGCTGTCGATGCCCTGAAAGGCCGTGTTGCGGCGGAAAGCTATGCAAACTTTCTGGCATCTCACGACTCGCTTACGGATCTGCCGAACAGGAAACTGTTTCTTCAAAGTCTCGATGCAGACGTCGCGGATTTCCGAAAAGGCAATTGCGAGAATGTCATTGCCGTTATTATCGATGTCGATGATTTCAAGACGATAAACGATACGTTGGGCCATGATGCCGGCGATGCGGTTCTGAAAAAAATCGGGATCACCCTGCGCAGCGTGTTCGAAAGGTATGGCGGTGTTGCCGCGCGGCTCGGCGGTGATGAATTTGCCGGGGTGGTGAAAGTGTGTCCCGGCGGGTTGCTGCCGGACGACCTCGGAGCTGAACTGCTGGATGAGCTGTGCCTCCCGTTCGGTTTCAAGGGCGCAACCATCCAGGCCAATGTCTCTATCGGGGTTGCCGGGCTCAATCACCTCACGAATGCGGCACCGACGCAGTTGCTGAAAGCCGCCGATATCGCGCTCTACGCGGCAAAGCGCGCCGGCAAGCATTCCGCCAGGGTGTTCGACAGCGAACTGCGAAGCAGGTTCGGCAGGCTGACGTCTCTCACATCGGCCTTGCCGGATGCCATTTCCAACGGAGACGTCAGGGCGATCCTGCAGCCCCAGGTCGACGTGTCGACGCACCAGCTTGTCGGTTTCGAGGCGCTTGCCCGCTGGATCTACCGTGGTCAGATGATTTCGCCCGCCGAGTTCATTCCGATTGCCGAGGAAACCGGACTTGTCGGCCATCTTGACCTTGCAGTCCTTGAGCATGCGATCACCCAGGTACAAAGGCTGATGGGGATGACGAACAACCAGTTCAGGCTTTCGGTGAACGTAAGTGCAAAAGACTTCAAAACAGACGCCATTGTCGCGCACATCCAACGCATCCTTCACACGAGCAAGTTCGATCCCTGCCTGCTGACGCTCGAGATAACGGAGTTCGTTTTCCTGGAAGACTGGGACACGACCTGCGCGCGGCTTGAACTGCTGCAGAAAATGGGCCTCAAGATCGCACTTGACGATTTCGGCACCGGATATTCTTCACTCTCACACCTCATGCAGTTTTCGTTCGATATCATAAAAATCGATCGCACCTTTCTACAGCGGCTGGACGAAGACCGGGCCAGGCTGATCCTGCTCGACCACATCATCAAACTGGCGACGAGCCTCGGGAAGACCGTTGTCGCAGAAGGTGTCGAGCGGCCCGATCAGGCGGTGAAGGTCATGAAGCTCGGGGCACATGTCCTGCAGGGGTCGCTGTTCGGTCTCGACATCGACCAAGCTCCGGAGTTGCTGGCGCAGTCAAACCGCAAGACCGGCGTTCACGCCCTCGCCAGGCAATAG
- a CDS encoding polyamine ABC transporter substrate-binding protein encodes MNIHTPGRIRPITLCVKLAHVFTASAYIFLSAVSGAASQDKTVTIAAWADYIPPEVISGFEAKTGIKVVYDTFDSLEFLETKLLTGGSGYDLVLPSALVANRLIQAGALQMLDRQKLGNHANLDPDILSFLAKHDEGNRYGVPYLWGTTGILYNPALVSERLENAPVGSLEILFDPAIAAHFADCGIAMIDSPEEVVAIALNYLGLDPFTDSAADLEKAEALLASVRPYIRHFRTGAIINGLADGDLCLVLGWSGDAGLAHVRALEAGNGIEVAYSIPREGTEVFFDFLSIPVDAPNPDNAHAFMNYMMEPAAIAEVTNQYFYPNGNKAAFDYVAEEVKNDPNVYPPAELMAKLFPNLPRDHKTLRMLTRSWTRFKTGS; translated from the coding sequence GTGAATATCCACACCCCCGGGCGTATTCGTCCCATCACTCTTTGCGTCAAGCTGGCGCATGTTTTCACAGCCTCGGCATACATATTCTTGTCAGCCGTCAGCGGAGCGGCTTCACAGGACAAGACTGTCACGATCGCCGCATGGGCAGACTACATCCCGCCGGAGGTCATTTCCGGTTTTGAAGCGAAAACAGGGATCAAGGTCGTCTACGACACGTTCGACTCCCTGGAATTTCTCGAAACGAAACTTCTGACCGGCGGCTCCGGATACGATCTGGTCCTGCCGTCCGCCCTCGTTGCCAACAGGCTGATACAGGCGGGCGCACTCCAGATGCTGGACAGGCAAAAGCTCGGCAACCATGCGAACCTGGATCCGGACATTCTGTCGTTTCTTGCAAAGCATGACGAGGGCAACCGGTACGGCGTTCCCTACCTTTGGGGAACGACAGGCATACTCTACAACCCGGCACTCGTTTCCGAGCGGTTGGAAAATGCGCCGGTCGGCAGTCTGGAAATTCTGTTCGATCCGGCGATAGCCGCGCATTTCGCCGATTGCGGAATAGCCATGATCGATTCGCCCGAGGAGGTCGTCGCGATCGCGTTGAACTATCTGGGACTTGATCCTTTCACCGACAGCGCCGCTGACCTGGAAAAGGCGGAAGCCCTTTTGGCGTCGGTGAGACCGTACATCCGTCACTTCCGAACCGGTGCAATCATCAATGGTCTGGCTGACGGCGACCTGTGCCTGGTTCTGGGATGGAGCGGCGATGCCGGTCTTGCCCACGTACGCGCGCTCGAAGCAGGCAATGGCATTGAAGTCGCCTATTCCATCCCCCGGGAGGGAACCGAAGTCTTCTTCGACTTCCTCTCTATCCCGGTGGATGCACCCAACCCTGACAATGCGCACGCATTCATGAACTACATGATGGAACCGGCAGCCATTGCGGAGGTCACCAATCAATACTTCTATCCCAACGGCAACAAGGCGGCATTCGACTACGTGGCCGAGGAGGTCAAGAACGACCCGAATGTCTATCCGCCGGCCGAACTCATGGCCAAGCTGTTTCCCAACCTTCCGCGCGACCACAAGACCCTGCGCATGCTGACCAGGAGCTGGACCAGGTTCAAGACGGGCAGCTAG
- a CDS encoding alkaline phosphatase family protein, with the protein MQTATSAERQVPAVLAGPILRKTLSGRLCFWLAVRAAASVRLELFPPDAPVQSYELEPHSAELACLKAGEQLCYLMIDLRLETELPKETLVGYRLSLKLSDDPAGTWQDHEAWAEDLCYPGWETPFLRVPDKVSSVMHGSCRKPHSQCSDGLVAADRLVADLLTAPDAADRIANTLPELLVLSGDQVYVDDVAGPMLQAIMFLTGALGLPDETFDGPEEGLPNSGTQLRETGGCLYHRDRLLPRIDQKSTVFDVLFGGTNKPVFTSAHARNHLITLGEMLCMYLLVWSPAAWRILPGFTVPESLDDKDRDMYAREQDTLRDFVEGLSGVRRLLAHLPTAMIFDDHDVTDDWNLSLAWEDAAYAHPLSRRMIGNALIAYGINQGWGNRPAKIREDLEHLFESALSHPGSDAHEAAIDKILGYEKWDFVWATSPPLIALDTRTRRWRSERNAHYPSGLLDWEAATDLQTRLKGQDAVLLVSAAPIFGVKLIEVVQKFFTLIGKPLMVDAEYWMAHPGTASAILNIFQHRDTPKHFVILSGDVHYSFVYDVELRNGHSARQRTATAGPKIWQVCSSGIKNKWPDRLIAALDRGNRLAFSPKSPLNWLTKRRGMRIIPRKPQGTPGGRRILNASGIGVVELDNQGAPTQILQVTADGKSYAFERREAEARLD; encoded by the coding sequence ATGCAAACTGCGACCTCCGCTGAACGGCAGGTCCCGGCTGTTCTGGCGGGACCTATCCTGCGGAAGACTCTGTCCGGCCGGTTGTGCTTTTGGCTGGCGGTGCGCGCAGCCGCATCCGTCAGGTTGGAACTCTTCCCTCCCGACGCTCCGGTACAGTCCTACGAGTTGGAGCCCCACTCAGCGGAGCTGGCGTGCCTCAAGGCCGGGGAGCAACTCTGCTATCTCATGATCGACCTGCGCCTCGAAACGGAGTTGCCAAAGGAAACGCTGGTCGGTTACCGGCTGAGCCTGAAGCTGAGCGACGATCCTGCCGGAACCTGGCAGGACCACGAGGCCTGGGCGGAAGATCTCTGTTACCCGGGATGGGAAACGCCCTTTCTGCGGGTTCCCGACAAGGTGTCTTCCGTCATGCACGGGTCCTGCCGGAAGCCTCACAGCCAGTGCTCAGACGGACTTGTGGCAGCCGACCGTCTCGTGGCCGACCTCCTGACCGCGCCGGATGCCGCTGACCGCATCGCGAACACCCTGCCCGAATTGCTCGTTCTGAGCGGCGACCAGGTCTACGTCGACGACGTCGCCGGTCCGATGCTGCAGGCGATCATGTTTCTTACCGGAGCCCTCGGCCTGCCCGACGAGACCTTTGACGGTCCCGAAGAGGGTCTGCCAAACTCGGGCACGCAGCTCCGCGAAACCGGCGGATGTCTCTATCACCGGGACCGGCTGCTGCCCAGGATCGACCAGAAGAGCACGGTGTTCGACGTCCTTTTTGGCGGCACCAACAAGCCGGTCTTCACCTCGGCGCATGCGCGCAATCATCTGATTACGCTCGGCGAAATGCTCTGCATGTATCTTCTGGTCTGGTCACCGGCAGCCTGGCGGATCCTGCCCGGCTTCACGGTGCCCGAGAGCCTGGACGACAAGGACAGGGACATGTATGCCCGGGAGCAGGACACCCTGCGTGATTTTGTCGAAGGCCTGTCCGGCGTGCGCCGCTTGCTCGCCCATTTGCCGACCGCAATGATTTTTGACGATCACGATGTCACGGATGACTGGAACCTGTCGCTGGCCTGGGAAGACGCCGCCTATGCGCACCCGCTGTCGCGGCGCATGATCGGCAATGCGCTGATTGCGTACGGGATCAATCAGGGTTGGGGAAACCGGCCGGCAAAGATCCGCGAAGACCTGGAACATCTCTTTGAGTCAGCTCTTTCACACCCCGGATCGGATGCGCACGAGGCAGCGATCGACAAGATCCTCGGTTACGAGAAATGGGACTTCGTCTGGGCAACCAGCCCGCCGCTCATCGCGCTGGACACGCGTACCCGGCGCTGGCGCTCCGAACGAAACGCGCATTACCCGTCCGGCCTTCTCGACTGGGAGGCGGCAACGGACCTGCAGACCCGCCTGAAGGGACAGGATGCGGTCCTGCTCGTATCGGCGGCCCCGATCTTCGGTGTGAAGCTGATCGAGGTGGTGCAGAAGTTTTTCACCCTGATCGGCAAACCGCTCATGGTCGATGCGGAATACTGGATGGCGCACCCGGGCACGGCGAGCGCGATCCTGAACATCTTTCAGCATCGTGACACGCCGAAGCATTTCGTCATTCTGTCCGGTGATGTCCACTATTCCTTTGTCTATGACGTGGAGCTGCGCAACGGCCATTCTGCACGGCAGCGCACCGCTACGGCCGGTCCGAAAATCTGGCAAGTCTGCTCGAGTGGGATCAAGAACAAATGGCCCGACAGGCTGATCGCTGCACTTGACCGTGGAAACCGCCTGGCATTTTCGCCAAAGTCGCCGCTCAATTGGCTGACGAAGCGCCGCGGCATGCGGATCATTCCGAGAAAGCCGCAGGGAACGCCCGGAGGCCGAAGGATTTTGAACGCGTCGGGCATTGGTGTCGTGGAATTGGACAACCAGGGTGCGCCGACGCAGATCCTGCAGGTCACGGCCGACGGAAAAAGCTACGCCTTCGAGCGCAGGGAGGCAGAAGCCCGGCTCGACTGA
- a CDS encoding EAL domain-containing protein, translating into MKTNPPRPDLRPAADVTSCFSAGELKSFFLDCRPTSLEYARVVAKETFYELGADRLSIWLFPQDLTRLDCVVGYPQTTFDDLQVGQLCAADCPDFFEAVLAERVLDTSDAAQDRRVSAFSVSCGLSRPAVSMLVAQIRSAVEPIGIVCAETVQERRDWSIGETAFIASVAELLGFSIDRKNRLPILGKEGGGRSDLDDAAHHTFVSNQRYDLAIKAAYDGVWDLDYKTGQVYFSDQNFDLLGESYDTPPTEFEWWQERVHPEDIDGVLTYYDELLQNDSPYDVTYRMRHRDGSWRWWRSRGKVIRNPNHEPVRIVGTNSDVTDLIETKIELEKRNQELLLAKKKVEHAALHDSLTGLPNRRFMELVSAKRARNKPARNKALAFLHIDLDNFKEVNDLLGHAAGDEVLCRLAETLKDLSIEEDFIARSGGDEFIAILHDESTAERSIGFSERLISKLENPMMVEGRSINLGASVGIALSEESTSDASDLLRNADQALYKAKRAGKNTYMVYDHQMSLQAASIRKTKEEIQFALEDGGSFVPFFQAQFYAGSLELAGAEALVRWHHPRRGILSPGEFLQYAEEMNCVAEIDRQVLLKSLATVNAWHETGLALPRLAVNVSSDRLADPSLLFSLENFEDNVPSLSFELIESTFLDDTSEQVKKTLGQLQDLGIEMEIDDFGSGYASIASLVNIRPKRLKIDKTLVSNVDTDMAMKSLVQSIIDIARTLEVEVIAEGAETPSQIKTLTAIGCDILQGYGLARPMSAEAFFDTFTHKGIPKGAGRGVGAVDGVLAQKP; encoded by the coding sequence ATGAAAACGAACCCGCCTAGACCGGATCTCCGCCCGGCAGCCGATGTGACCTCCTGCTTTTCCGCTGGTGAACTCAAAAGCTTCTTCCTCGACTGCAGGCCGACGAGCCTTGAATACGCTCGCGTGGTTGCGAAGGAAACCTTCTACGAGCTCGGCGCCGACCGCTTGAGCATCTGGCTGTTTCCCCAGGACCTGACGCGCCTTGATTGCGTGGTGGGATATCCTCAAACGACGTTTGATGATCTGCAGGTCGGTCAGCTTTGCGCCGCGGACTGCCCGGACTTCTTTGAGGCCGTGCTCGCAGAACGGGTCTTAGACACCAGCGATGCCGCCCAGGATCGACGAGTGTCGGCTTTCTCGGTTTCGTGCGGCCTGTCGAGACCCGCGGTTTCGATGCTGGTTGCCCAGATCAGATCTGCGGTTGAACCGATTGGCATCGTCTGTGCCGAGACCGTTCAGGAACGAAGGGACTGGTCGATCGGCGAGACTGCGTTCATTGCATCCGTCGCGGAGTTGCTCGGCTTTTCCATTGACCGGAAAAACAGGCTGCCGATTTTGGGCAAAGAGGGAGGCGGCAGGAGCGACCTTGACGATGCCGCCCATCACACCTTCGTCTCGAACCAGCGATACGACCTCGCGATCAAGGCGGCCTATGACGGTGTCTGGGATCTCGACTACAAGACGGGACAGGTTTATTTCTCGGATCAGAATTTCGACCTGTTGGGAGAGAGTTACGATACACCGCCGACGGAATTTGAATGGTGGCAGGAACGGGTGCACCCGGAAGATATCGACGGCGTCCTGACCTACTACGATGAGTTGCTTCAGAACGACAGCCCCTACGATGTGACCTATCGCATGCGGCACAGGGATGGATCGTGGCGCTGGTGGCGCTCACGCGGCAAGGTCATCCGGAATCCAAACCACGAACCTGTCCGGATCGTCGGAACAAACTCCGATGTTACGGATCTGATCGAGACGAAGATCGAGCTGGAAAAACGAAATCAGGAACTGCTGCTCGCCAAGAAGAAGGTTGAACACGCCGCGCTGCACGACAGCCTGACCGGGCTTCCGAACCGCAGGTTCATGGAACTGGTCTCGGCCAAAAGGGCACGCAACAAACCTGCCAGGAACAAAGCGCTCGCATTTCTGCACATAGACCTCGATAACTTCAAGGAAGTGAACGACCTGCTTGGTCACGCGGCGGGCGACGAGGTGTTGTGCAGGCTCGCGGAGACTCTGAAAGACCTGTCGATCGAGGAGGATTTCATTGCGCGCAGCGGCGGCGATGAATTCATTGCCATCCTGCATGACGAAAGTACTGCGGAAAGGTCCATTGGCTTCAGCGAGCGGCTCATCAGCAAACTGGAAAATCCAATGATGGTCGAGGGCCGCTCGATCAACCTGGGAGCAAGTGTCGGCATCGCATTGTCGGAAGAATCAACAAGCGATGCGTCGGATCTTCTGAGAAACGCCGATCAGGCCCTCTACAAGGCCAAGCGTGCAGGCAAGAACACCTACATGGTCTACGACCATCAAATGAGCCTGCAGGCGGCCTCCATTCGCAAAACGAAGGAAGAAATCCAGTTCGCCCTGGAGGATGGCGGATCATTCGTGCCGTTTTTTCAGGCGCAGTTTTACGCCGGCAGCCTGGAACTGGCTGGTGCCGAGGCACTGGTGCGATGGCATCATCCGAGGAGGGGGATTCTGTCACCGGGTGAGTTTCTTCAATATGCGGAAGAAATGAACTGCGTCGCCGAAATCGACAGGCAGGTGCTCTTGAAGTCTCTGGCCACGGTGAACGCGTGGCACGAAACGGGACTGGCCCTGCCGCGTCTCGCGGTCAACGTCTCGTCCGATCGTCTGGCAGATCCCAGCCTTCTGTTTTCGCTCGAGAATTTTGAAGACAATGTCCCCAGTCTGTCTTTCGAACTGATCGAGTCAACCTTCCTCGACGATACGAGCGAGCAGGTCAAGAAAACGCTCGGTCAGCTGCAGGATCTCGGCATCGAGATGGAAATTGATGATTTCGGCAGCGGCTACGCATCCATCGCCAGTCTGGTGAACATACGACCGAAACGTCTGAAGATCGACAAAACCCTCGTCTCGAACGTCGATACCGACATGGCCATGAAGAGCCTGGTGCAGTCGATCATCGACATCGCCCGTACCCTGGAAGTGGAGGTGATTGCCGAGGGGGCGGAGACGCCATCGCAAATCAAGACGCTGACAGCCATCGGATGCGACATCCTGCAAGGCTATGGTCTGGCGCGTCCAATGTCGGCGGAGGCGTTTTTCGATACATTCACGCACAAGGGGATCCCGAAGGGTGCCGGGCGCGGCGTGGGGGCCGTCGACGGGGTCCTGGCGCAGAAGCCCTGA
- a CDS encoding FGGY-family carbohydrate kinase, with product MRGARHAGIVDIGKTNVKVAVVDLHAEREVGVLTCPNVVLPGPPYPHFDTETHWDFICNALRQLNEAHPIDALSVTTHGASGVLLTASGDLAAPVIDYEFTGPDDLASEYEALRPGFAETGSPRLGMGLNVGAQLFWQFRSDPDLLERTDVFLTYPQYWAFRLTGVKANEVSSLGCHTDLWDPHENRYSTLVGKLGLSGKMAPLRPANDCLGTLEPGVSKRTGLPPRTPVYCGIHDSNASLLPHLLKRDAPFSVVSTGTWVIAFSIGGRLVDLDPGRDTLMNVNAFGDTVPSARFMGGREFEIVMKDRKHAYARSDADAVLDGQIMLFPAVDPRSGPFQGRQARWNVEESGLSDGERFAAVSYYLALITAEMLTMIGAEGPTIVEGPFAQNDCFLAMLRAASGRPVDIQNAAATGTAIGAALLISGESIECHAPPHRTQANIVSGAALMTYAEAWREKARQP from the coding sequence ATGCGCGGCGCACGACATGCCGGGATCGTGGATATCGGCAAAACAAATGTGAAGGTGGCCGTTGTCGACCTGCATGCAGAGCGCGAAGTCGGCGTGCTGACTTGTCCCAACGTGGTCTTGCCTGGGCCACCCTATCCGCATTTCGACACGGAGACACACTGGGACTTCATCTGCAATGCGCTTCGCCAGCTCAATGAAGCTCATCCCATAGATGCGCTCTCGGTGACGACCCATGGCGCGTCGGGCGTGCTTCTGACCGCCTCCGGTGATCTTGCGGCTCCGGTGATCGACTACGAGTTCACAGGTCCGGACGACCTGGCGTCCGAGTACGAGGCACTTCGCCCCGGTTTTGCCGAAACAGGGTCGCCGCGGCTCGGCATGGGTCTCAATGTCGGGGCGCAGCTGTTCTGGCAGTTCAGGTCGGACCCCGATCTCCTGGAGCGGACGGACGTGTTCCTGACCTATCCACAATACTGGGCGTTTCGTCTGACGGGCGTGAAGGCCAATGAAGTCTCTTCGCTCGGATGCCATACCGATCTCTGGGATCCGCATGAGAACCGGTATTCCACGCTTGTCGGCAAGCTGGGTCTTTCGGGCAAGATGGCCCCACTACGTCCTGCGAACGACTGTCTCGGCACGCTCGAGCCGGGCGTTTCAAAGCGAACCGGCCTGCCGCCCCGAACGCCGGTCTACTGCGGCATTCATGACTCCAATGCCTCGCTGCTGCCCCATCTTCTGAAGAGGGATGCACCATTCTCGGTGGTCTCCACCGGCACATGGGTCATTGCGTTTTCGATCGGCGGACGCCTGGTAGACCTCGATCCCGGGCGCGATACGCTGATGAACGTGAATGCGTTCGGGGATACGGTCCCCTCCGCCCGGTTCATGGGTGGCCGTGAGTTTGAAATCGTCATGAAGGATCGGAAACATGCATATGCGCGGAGCGATGCGGACGCGGTTCTTGACGGACAAATCATGCTCTTTCCGGCTGTGGACCCCCGATCAGGTCCCTTCCAGGGAAGACAGGCGCGATGGAATGTTGAAGAAAGCGGCCTGAGTGACGGCGAACGTTTTGCTGCGGTCTCTTACTACCTGGCGCTCATCACCGCCGAAATGTTGACCATGATCGGCGCAGAAGGTCCGACCATCGTTGAAGGTCCCTTCGCGCAAAATGATTGCTTCCTGGCCATGCTGCGTGCGGCTTCCGGCAGGCCGGTCGATATCCAGAACGCTGCGGCGACAGGGACGGCCATCGGAGCGGCGCTGCTCATATCCGGCGAGAGCATCGAATGTCACGCACCACCTCACCGGACGCAAGCGAACATCGTCTCCGGAGCGGCTCTCATGACCTATGCAGAAGCCTGGCGCGAAAAGGCCCGGCAGCCATGA
- the rhaM gene encoding L-rhamnose mutarotase codes for MEKFAFKMKLHPGMEAEYRTRHDDIWPELVELLKAAGIRDYSIHLDRDTGTLFGVLWREDDHRMNDLPEHAVMQRWWAHMADIMETGPDNEPVATALETVFHMD; via the coding sequence ATGGAAAAATTTGCCTTCAAGATGAAGCTCCATCCGGGGATGGAAGCGGAATACAGGACACGCCACGACGACATCTGGCCGGAACTGGTGGAGCTTCTGAAAGCAGCGGGTATCCGCGACTATTCAATCCATCTTGATCGTGACACCGGGACGCTTTTCGGTGTCCTCTGGCGGGAGGATGACCATCGCATGAACGACCTGCCGGAACATGCGGTGATGCAGCGCTGGTGGGCCCATATGGCCGATATCATGGAGACCGGACCGGATAACGAACCGGTCGCAACCGCTCTTGAAACCGTCTTTCACATGGACTGA